From the genome of Aphanothece sacrum FPU1, one region includes:
- a CDS encoding aminotransferase class IV encodes MFWYDGKLTKEDTISLNITDPGLIYGATVFTTLRVYQNSLDHPLTQWEAHCRRLQHSLKTFNWNLPHWPRVRQGAEALIASYPVLRITIFPDGREWITGRFLPENLAQSQQQGIQGWVAHDVLFQRTLASHKTGNYLGAFLALQTAKSLGYREAILVNHQGNWLETSTGNLWGWKAEKWWTPPLETSILPGIGRSQLLYWLTDQNISVEQTLWTPNFVESLKVIAYSNSVLEIIPFSSIDAGEKRFEFNPFHLALKQLFSYYHQL; translated from the coding sequence ATGTTTTGGTATGACGGAAAGTTAACGAAAGAAGATACTATCTCTTTAAACATAACTGATCCTGGGTTGATCTATGGGGCAACAGTGTTTACTACTTTACGGGTTTATCAAAACTCTCTCGATCATCCCTTAACTCAGTGGGAAGCTCATTGTCGTCGTCTCCAACACAGTCTCAAAACGTTTAATTGGAATCTACCTCATTGGCCAAGAGTACGTCAAGGTGCAGAAGCTTTGATTGCTTCTTATCCGGTTTTAAGAATTACCATCTTTCCTGACGGACGAGAATGGATTACAGGGCGTTTTTTGCCGGAAAATTTAGCCCAATCTCAACAGCAAGGAATTCAGGGATGGGTAGCTCATGATGTCCTTTTTCAGCGTACTTTAGCCTCTCATAAAACAGGTAACTATTTAGGGGCATTCTTAGCCCTACAAACAGCTAAAAGTCTAGGCTATCGAGAAGCAATTTTAGTTAATCATCAAGGAAATTGGTTAGAAACCAGCACTGGTAATCTTTGGGGTTGGAAAGCAGAGAAATGGTGGACTCCTCCCTTAGAAACAAGTATTTTGCCAGGGATTGGGCGATCACAATTATTATATTGGTTAACTGACCAAAACATTTCTGTTGAACAGACTTTATGGACTCCAAACTTTGTTGAAAGTTTAAAGGTAATCGCTTACAGTAACAGTGTGCTGGAAATTATTCCTTTTTCTTCAATTGATGCAGGAGAAAAACGGTTTGAGTTTAACCCCTTTCATTTGGCACTCAAACAATTATTCTCCTATTATCATCAATTGTAA